A stretch of DNA from bacterium:
GGGTTGGCCACCTTTCCGCCCGTATAGCCGGAGGTTACGGAGAGAATGCCCTCCCGCCCGTAATGGTCGAACGATGCCTCCATGCACCAGAAGCACCCACCTGCAAACACGGCTTTTTTCGTTCCTTCCACGGCCATTGCGCCTCCTGCGCCGATCATCAGCCCCATCAGGGCCATGCTTATCCGTTTCAACAGCATCGCTTAATACCTCCGCCGCCCCAGCGTCGCTCAGTTTCCGCCTTGAAAAAGGCCTCATACCCAAGCGGCTCGCCCTTATGATGCGCATGATGATGCGCCACATAGCGGGCATAGGCCCCTTTCATGCCCCATTCGGCATAAATTTGCCGCATTTTTCGCCACATATCAGGCCTCCAGCAGTGTTTTCTGATAAGCCGCCTCGCGCAGCGCCATGGCCTCGCCCTTCACCAGCCTGCGGTAACACAGCCGCAGCATATCCAGCACCACAATCCAGAACAGCAGCAGGAAAAAGGCGGAAAGCCCTGCCACCAGATTATTGTTGAAGAACATCTTCTCGGCAATGGCCAGCTTGTCGGCATCCATGCCGCCCGCCTTGATTTTCAACATCCAGTCATTGGCCGCCGCAATATAGCCGATGCGGATATCATCGCTGAACAGCCGGTCATACGTTGCCACGCTCGTAATCAGCAGAATCCACGCCAGCGGCAATGCCGTAATCAAGGCGAACCGCTGCTTGCCGCTTTTGACGATCAACGCCGTGCACAGGCAAAGCGCCATGCCCGCCAGCATCTGGTTGGACATGCCGAACAACGGCCAGAGGATATTCACCCCGCCATAAGGGTCGATCACCCCGACATAAAGGAAATAGCCCCAGGCCAGCACCACCAGGAAACTGGTGGCCAGCACAGACGGATACCAGGATGTGCGCCCGAGCGGCGCATAGAACGCCCCCAGCAGATCCTGCAGCATGAAGCGCGCCACCCGCGTGCCCGCATCCAGCGCGGTGAGGATGAACACCGCCTCGAACATGATGGCGAAATGGTACCAAAGCGCCAGCAGATGCTTACCGAACACCCCCGCCAGGATATAGGCCATGCCCACCGCCAGTGACGGCGCGCCGCCCGTGCGTGCCATCAGCGAATCCTCGCCCATGGTCGCGGCCAGCTCGTTCATATGCTCCGCCGTGACGGGAAACCCCCAGGACGTGATGGTCTGCACCGCCGTGGCGATATCCTCCCCCACCACACCGCCGGGGCTGTTGATGGCGAAATAGACGCCCGGCTGCAGAATCGTGGCCGCAATCATCGCCATGATGGCTACGAAGGATTCCATCGCCATGCTCCCATACCCGACCATGCGGATATGCGCCTCACTGGCGATGATCTTCGACGTCGTGCCGGAAGACACCAGCGCATGGAAACCGGAAATCGCCCCGCAGGCAATAGTGATGAACACAAAGGGAAAGATCGCCCCACCGAAAACCGGCCCACTGCCATCCACGAACTGGGTGAACGCGGGCATCTGGATGTCAGGATGGATGATCAGGATGGCGAATGCCAGAAAGCTGATGGTGCCGATTTTAAGGAAGGTTGAGAGATAATCCCTCGGCGCCAGCAGCAGCCATACCGGCAGCACGGCGGCGGTGAAACCATACACCATCACCGCGATCGCAATAGGCATCGCGCCGAGCGTGAACCAGCTGGTCAGCATCGGCGATGCCTTGATCCATTCGCCACCGAACACGGCCAGCAGCAACAGCGAAAAGCCGATGACCGAGGCCTCCCCTACCTTGCCAACGCGGATGAAGCGCAGGTAAAGCCCGATGAACATGGCGATCGGAATGGTGAAGAAAACCGTCGAGGTCGCCCATGGGCTGAACTTCGTGGCTTTGACGATCACCAGCCCCAGCACCGCAATGAGGATGATGATGATCATGAAGGTGCCGATCAGGGCGGCGAACCCGCCGATCGCCCCCAGCTCCTCCCGCGCCATCTGGCCAAGGCTTTTGCCGTCGCGCCGCACGGAAAGAAACATCACCACCATATCCTGCACGCAGCCGCCCAGCACCGCTCCCACCAGAATCCAGATGGTCCCCGGCAGGTAACCGAACTGCGCCGCCAGCGTCGGGCCGATCAGCGGCCCCGGGCCGGAAATCGCCGCGAAATGATGCCCGAACACGATCCATTTATTGGTCGGCACAAAATCGCGCCCGTCATTCAGACGCTCTGCCGGTGTGGCGCGCGTGGGGTCCAGCGCCAGCACCTTGGCGCAGATCCATGCGCTGTAAAAACGGTACGCCACCAGATAGGTGCAGATGGCCGCCAGAATGAACCAGATGGAATTGATCGTCTCGCCCCGGTGAATGGCGATGGTCGAAAAGGCCCCAGCCCCCAATAGCGCCACCAGCACCCAGATGCTTTTCTGCTTCCACGTCATTGGCACAACCGCAGGCGCTGCCTGAGTCTTTTTTCGCCCGGCCATATCACCCTCCCTTATATTTATTGCCGGTGAAACTGGCCTGAAATCACGCCCATGTCAATCCGCCATCGGCATAGGCTGCAAGCCGTTGAAGTTATGCATGCCTGGCGTTAAATACATACATGCTCAAAACATTCCTCATGCATCTGGCGGGCCGCCACCGCACCCCCAAAAGCGACACCCAGCTTGGCGTGCTGCTGGCTTTTCTGGCCGGCGCCATCAACGCGGGCGGCTTCATGGCCATCGGCTATTACACCTCGCACATGACGGGCATCGTCTCCGCCATTGCGGATTACATTGCGCTGCATAAGTTCAGTTCGGCGCTGCTCACCTTCTTCTTTCTTTTTTCCTTTCTCTGCGGCGCCATCACCTCATCCATCATCATCAACATGGCGCGCGCGCGCCATTGCCATGGGGAATTTGCCTGGGCCTTGATGCTGGAAGCCCTGCTGCTTCTCGTGTTCGGCCTCAGCGCCACCAACGCGATGCATTCCTTCGCGCTGGCCGCCAGCATCACCATCTGCACCATCTGCTTCATCATGGGGCTGCAAAACGCCATCATCACCAAAATCTCGCGCGCGGAGATTCGCACCACCCATGTCACCGGCATCGTGACGGATATCGGCATCGAGACGGGCCGCTTCCTTTATTCCTTCACCCATCCCGGGCAAGGCATCACGGTGAATTTCACCAAACTGCGGCTTCACGCCATGCTGCTGACAGCCTTCCTCACCGGCGGCATCAGCGGCGCGCTGGCGTTCAAGCATGAAGGCTTCATCACTACCGTGCCGCTGGCCTTCATCCTGGCCATTGTGGCCATTGTCCCAATCGCAGAAGACATTCGCTCAGTGCTGAAACGCAGTTAGGCGGCGCATGCCCCCAAGGCGGATGCGGCCTGCTCACAGCAGCGGAATAGCTCATTGCGCATCTTTCGGCCCATATCAAAATACCGCGACGATGCCCGGTGCATCAAGCCGAACTGAATATCCATCATCTCATGAGCGCTTCGGCAGGATAAGGCCTTGCCATAGCTTTCCGTGTAATCGGCGACAGCTTCACTATAGCTATCAGCCCAGGCGCGCGCCACCCCCTGCCACCGGCTGGTGGATGCATTGCCCGACTGGAAACAGGCATTAAACTGGTTCATGCAGTTCTGGGCATATTCCATCGCCGAATGGTTGAAATAGTCGGCCACATTAACCGCATGTTTGATATTTTCGCGCTCGGCGTTAAGAATCCGGCGTTCCGTCTGCTGCATGGCGTTCATCGGCGCAAAAGCTGAGCTCTGGCGCTTTCTGGAAACCCGGTCGCTTGGCATATTCCTCTCCATTGTAACTTGTGTCTTAATCATTTATCGCACATAAAGACCGTTACGGGTTGATCCTGGTCAAACCCGCGATGCCACATTGCGGTGTATTGATTCCGGGAAACCATGATGGAAATTCATTTAGCAAAGGACCGTACCATGAAAAAATACCTCATCCTCTCCGCCCTGGCGCTCACCTTTGTCAGCGGCTGCACGACCGAACTCAGCAAGGAAGACCGCGCCCTGCTGAAATCCGCCAATGAAAATGCCCGCGAAGCCAAAGAGCAGGCCGCTTCCGCCGCCGCCGACGCCCGCGCTGCCAAGGCCGATGCCGACCGCGCTGCCGACGCTGCCGAGGCCGCCAGCAGCAAAGCAGAAACCTCCAGCGAAAAAGCCGACCGCATCTTCCGTCAGGGCCAGAACAAGTAAGCTCACGGCTTACCCGTTTTGTAAACGCCGCCATGCAACCGCATGGCGGCGTTTTTTGTTTCTCGCTTTAAACTGGAGCGACGCGACTGGCCCATTGAGGGCTCGCGCCATAATTAGCGAGCAGAGCGAGCCAGTGTGAAGAGGTGTAGATTGCCTAATCTTTGTTAGGCAATGTAACCCGGCGTTTTCCAATGATTACGGGAATCGCATCGCGCTTCGCCACGGCCTGCTCCACCGCATCCCAGTCGATTTCCGCAATATCGCCCGCCTTGGCCATGATGAAATCATAAATGCCGGGGATGGGTTTATTCTCCGGCTGCTTATATTCCGCCGTCACATCTGTCTGTTCCTGCGTCTGCGTCACTTCCAGGTAAAGCGTGTCCGCCTGCCAGCCCAGCTTATAAGGCTGGTCGATGATGCGCACCGGCGTGCCCACCTGCACCTTGGAAAACAAGGTAGCGATATCTTCCGGGTAAAGCCTTATGCACCCATGGCTGGAACGCTTGCCCACGCCATACGGACGGTTGGTGCCATGAATCAGCACCGCATTCAGCCCCAGGTCCAGCGCATAATCCCCAAGCGGGTTATCTTCCCCCGGCTCCACCCGCTCCGGCAGGTCGGGCTCCTCCTTGCGGATGGAAGCAGGCGGCGTCCATACCGGCTTTTCCCGCTTGCGCACGATTTTGGTATTGGCCACCGGCGTCCGCCAGCTTTCCCGCCCGATGCCGATCGGGAAACTGTAGACCTTCTCCCCCTCATAATAAAAAAGCCGCAGCTCCGGCAGATTGATGACGATGCCCTTTCTCGGCCCCGGCGGCAGCACATGGCGGGTGGTCAGCAAAAGCTCCGTCCCTTCCGCCGGCATCCACACATCCACGCCCGGGTTGGCGCTGACGATATCCACAATGCCGATATCGTTCTTCCGCGCCACTTCGTAGAGATTATCCTCTTTCTTCGCCGTATAGACGCGCATCTCGCCGATCAGGTCGCCATCCACGGCAAATTCCTCCGCCCAGACGGGCAGACTGAACATACAGCCAATAAAAAAGAGAAAACCACGCAGCATGCCAATCACGCCTTAAAAAGCAAAAACCCGGCAGAGCCGGGTTTTGATGCACAGGGTAGTTAGTGCTCCCTGACCTTTTGGCTCCTCGAGTAGGATTCGAACCTACGACCTACCGGTTAACAGCCGGTTGCTCTACCGCTGAGCTATCGAGGAACGCGTCAAACGGTGACGAGCGTGATAACAGCCCCTTTTGCTTTCGTCCAGAGGGTTTTTGCGCTAGAAACAACAAGATTCCACACAGCCAGCGCCCGTCATGCCTAATCCATTGAATCAGAATGCCTTAAACGAGCTTGTGTTCGACGATCGCGGTCTCATCCCCGCCATCGCGCAGGACTATGCCACCAAAACCGTGCTGATGATGGCCTGGATGAACCGCGAATCCATCGAACTCACCCTGCAAACCGGCCACGTCCATTACTGGTCCCGCTCGCGCGGCAAACTGTGGAAAAAGGGCGAAAGCTCCGGCCACCTCCAGCGCCTCATCAGCCTGCGCACCGATTGCGACAAGGACTGCATCCTGCTGGAAGTCGAACAAACCGGCCCCGCCTGCCACACCAACCGCCCCGATTGCTTCTATAACCTCCACGAAGCAGACCAGTGGCGCATCACCTCGGCCCCACTGAAAGATACGGGCGCATGACCCAGCCCCCGCTTGAAGACATCATCGGCTATTTCAGCTTCGCCGACGGGTGGGAGGAAAAATACGCCTATGTCATCGAGCTCGGCAAAAAACTCCCCCCCTTGCCCGATGAGCTGAAGAACGACCTCACCAAGGTCCGCGGCTGCGTCTCGCAGGTCTGGCTCTGGGCGGAGAAGGACCCCGCCACCGGCCGCATCCACTGGCAGGGCGACAGCGACGCCAGCATCGTCAAAGGCCTGGTCGCCATCCTCCTTTCCGCCATTCAGGACAAAACCGCCGAGCAGGCCCACCAGTTCGATGCCAAACTCCTGTTCGAAAGCCTCGGCCTGGGCGAGCACCTCAGCCCCAGCCGCAGCAACGGCTTCTTCGCGATGGTGGAGCGCATCCGCGCCCTCTCCAGCCCTGAGACCATTCACTGCTTATGAAACACGCCGCCGCACTCATCCTCGCCATCACGATGCTGAGCACAGGCGCGCTGGCCGCCGAACACTCCCCGCCCGAATGCGACCGCGGCCTGAACGCCCCCTGCGCCGTTGCCGAGGCCGCCCTGGCCAGTTCCCAGCAAAGCGCCTTCGTGGCGGATGCCGACATGCCCGCCAAGCTCGCCCGGGGCTGGCTGGCCATCAACATGCCGGAGAAAGCCCTCGCCTCCCTCAGCAAAACCGGGGCGGACACCCCTGCCTACACCACGGGCATGAGCCGCATCGCCGCCCATTACTGGCAGGCCGGCTCCCGTCAAAAGGCCGACGGCATCTGGAAGGCCCTGCGCGAGCAGCTCCCCAAATCCCCGCCCAAAACCTGCGCAGGCAACACCGAGGCCACCCTCGCCCTGTGGGAAAGCCTCACCCGTGCCCAGCCAGCCTGGCTGGTGCAGCTCCCGCCCGACATGCCGCCCCTGCTGCGCGACGCCATCCGCCACCATTACGTGACCCATGAGCCCGCCCTCCGTTTCGACATCGCCCGTGGCCTGACCGACATCCTCGCCGACATGCGCCTGAAGACCGATGCCATCCTGGATGTCGCCGCCAAACAGGCCGGCGTCGCGCCGGATGACGACCTGCGCGACTGGCTGGTGGCCAACAAAGCCATTCCGGCGGTGAAGGATTTCATGAGCACCCGCCTTCCGCTCGCCCTAGCACAAAAGGGAGAGATCGAATCCGCCGTCACCACGCTCCACACGGTGGACGACACCGGCGCCAAAAGCCTTGGCTGGCTCACGCTGGCGGAATATTACATCAGCATCGACCAGAAAAACACCGCCGCCCAGATGCTCACCTTCGCGCTTGATCTGGATGAAACCCTCCCGATGGTCGACAAACCCGCCACCCTCGCCCTGGAGGGCGGCATTTTCGAGAAACTCGGCCGTAAGGAATTTGCCGCCGACAAGGTTCTCAACTCCGCCATGCAGCTTCGGCGGCTGGTGCCCCAGCCCGATACGCTGCTTGCCTCCTTCAACCGCTCCGGCGCCATCATTTTTGAACATTGGCCCGTCGGCCACAGCCTGTGGATGGACAAGATCTGGCAATCCTCCATTCCCGTTGCCATCGGCGAATGGCAGGGCGACATGCTCACGCGCGGCCAGCAGGCCCTGCTCGCCGCCATCAGACGCGGCCACGGCTTCGTGAGCGCTGACCAGCAAGTCAACGCCATCCTCAACACCCAGAAAATCAACGACAGCGACCTGCGCGAGGCCCTCCTCACCGCCCTGGCCGATAACAAACTCATCCAGAACCCCAATGCCCTGAACGGCGAACTGTTCGACAAGGCCGTGGAAAGCCTGAAGCATCAGGAGGAGGATATCGAGGCCTGCGCCGGTTACATCGCGCTTGCCCGCGCTGCCTCCGCCGCCAAGGACGAAAAACGCACTGTCACCGCTCAAAACGCCGCCGAAACCCTGCTGGAAGGCCGCATCGTCAGCCGCTACCCGCAGGCGGAGCTGGAAAGCCGCCGCCACAAGCTCCGCCTCATCTATGCCATCCACCTCATGGAAAAAGGCCAGGTGGAAAAAGGCATCGGCCAGTGGCAGGATATCTCCCCCAAAATCGCCCTGCCCCCGCGCGGGGTGGATGCCATGCTGAACGGCCAGGCGTGGAAGCACGCGTGGGAGATGCTGCCCCGCAAGCAACTGGCGGAAGGCATCGGCCGCACCGGCATGCTGGAAGGGCTGCTCGGCTACCTGACGGTGGCCAACAACAGCGGCAACCTCCCCGCCCTGTTCCACACATTCGTGGAAAATAAACAGTGGGACGAAGCCGACCGCACCCTCAAAGCCATCCGTGATTGGGATGAAAACAGCTGGTTCCCCTGGCGCCGCGTCCTCCCCCGTGCGGATGACAGCCTGCATGCGGACCTCGCCCGCCTCGCCACCGCTAAAAAACGCCCGAAGGAAGCCGCCAGCAACATCCGCGAAATCAAATCCCCGCCCACCCGTGCGGAACTCTGGCTCCAGCTAGCCCTCGCCATGAGCAACACCCCCACCACCGACGCCCCCCTGGCCCCCGACTGGGCACTAAAAAAACTCTGCCCACCCACCGCCGCCGTCACCCCACCAGCCATGCCCCATTAACCCCATCGCCCCTTTGTGGGCTCTCGCAGGACCGTGGCCCCAGTGGGGCCGCGTAAGCCATCGCGAGAGGGTTGGGGTGAGGGGCCCTACAGCCACATAAACCGTCGCAAAAGGGCCGGGGTGTGAGGCCTACCTCCCCCACCACCACGCCACCAAAAACCCCACCCCCATCACGCCGAACCCCGCCAGCACATCCGCCAGCGGCATCACCTCATGCACTATCCCCATAAGCCCACGGCCACCAGCCCAAGCACACACCCCAGCACCATCAGCCAAAACCACCAGCGTAGCTCCCTCTCCCCTTGTGGGAGAGGGTTGGGGTGAGGGGTAAGCACATCACTTGGCACCCCCACCGCCCCCGGCGGAATGCCCCCATGCAGCAGCGCCTCATAACGCCGCTTATACGGGCACACCTGTGCCAGAACGTCACAGAAGTGGCAGGGCAAATCATCCCCACCTAAATCACTGTTGTGAATCACGAAATACTCCCTATGCTACCTTAGCGGTTAAGCGGCCACCAGAAGTTGCTGGTGACCGGGGAGTTAAGAAACCGCCAACAGACGATCGCGTTGTCCTTTAGGCTTTCACCCTGGACATACGACAACGCCTCCCCAGCCATAAAGCAAGGGAGTATCAATGGTCACGGCTGATACGGCCGCTGTTGGCAAGGGTTCTTAAGCCCCAAGGCGCATTAAAAATGCACCTTTAAAACACAATAAACTGGCTACAAAGATTAGTAAATAAAATTGAATAAACAGGCAAAACAGCACAATATATAAGCCATAAGCTTAGCGAGAAAACCATGCTTAACTACATAGATACTGAATTATCAGACCTAAAGAAAAAATTTGATTCCTTTAAGGAACTCATGCAAGAGGTAGAAGCACAAGATAAAAGCAAGATAGATTTGGATATCGATTTAAATTTAGAAATTGATATTACAATTGCAGAATTCTTATCTAGGATAGAGGCAACATTACATCTAATTGATAACCTTCAAAATGATAACGACTCGATTTTAGTTCCTTTTTCAATAATTAGGCAACTCAGTAATCAAATTATAGAAACAAGTGGAAAAATTGATATTGTTATACAAAACTTTGTAAACGCCAAACAAAATGGCGATATAACTACAATTCAAGGTGATACATTAGAAATACATACTCCCAATGGAATTCAATTTGCACTTATTCCAAACCTCGCAGGCCCTTTTTACGCCTCAGATGAATTACTACGCACAACCTTAGACGTACAAAAACTTTTATCTTCCAAAGGCTTTTCAGATTTCTCTTCTTTATTACAAAGTTGGACATCAGCTTTTACAAAAATCTCCAAAGAACGAGCAGAGATGGCTGCAATAATTGATGAGGTCAAAGGTAAAAAAGCCAAAGTTTTAGAAGCACATAAAAATGCCATTGAAAATGAAGAAAAAATTCAGCAACTAACAAAATCCGCAAAAACAGCAAATGATTTAAAACAAAAAGAAATTGACGAAATAAACGCTAAAATCAGTCAAATTCGCGAAATCACTAAAGATGCAGGAACATTAAAAACTACCGTTGAGAATTATGAAACAGAATTTGAGAGTTTTGATAATAGCTTAGAATCCAGAAACAAGAATTATGAATCTATAAAATCAAAACTTGATAAATCCATTGAATATATAGATGACTCAAAAAAACTAATAGAAGATCGGATCGAAAAATCAGAACAAATGCTTAGCGGAGCTACAGTCGCTGGACTTGCTTCAAAATTTGGGGAATTACACGGAAAACTAGAAACAAAGCTCGATAACGCAGCAATAGCATTTTATGTGTCTATTGGACTCTTAGTCCTCATGTGCATACCTATTCTTGATTACTTTTTCCCTATAATATCAAGCACTATCTTTGGTGAGAGCTTTACGCAAGCCACTGCAATTACACGCGACACCTTCCATGGGTTATTAATTCGCGCTATATTATTACTCCCTGCCTCTTGGCTCACAATATTTAATGCAAGAAAATACGCCAATCTCTTTAAATTAAAAGAGCATTACGCTTATAAATACTCAATAGCCGCATCTGTTGAAGGCTTTAAGCATCAATCACCTGAGTATAAAGATGAAATAGCTTTTTCTGCATTTTATGAATTAGCGTTTAATCCAGCCCAAGATATAGATAGCAAAAAAATGGTAGCTAAACATCCAATACGTGATTTTTCAGCTAGTATAAT
This window harbors:
- a CDS encoding DUF1275 domain-containing protein, with product MLKTFLMHLAGRHRTPKSDTQLGVLLAFLAGAINAGGFMAIGYYTSHMTGIVSAIADYIALHKFSSALLTFFFLFSFLCGAITSSIIINMARARHCHGEFAWALMLEALLLLVFGLSATNAMHSFALAASITICTICFIMGLQNAIITKISRAEIRTTHVTGIVTDIGIETGRFLYSFTHPGQGITVNFTKLRLHAMLLTAFLTGGISGALAFKHEGFITTVPLAFILAIVAIVPIAEDIRSVLKRS
- a CDS encoding carbon starvation protein A, whose amino-acid sequence is MTWKQKSIWVLVALLGAGAFSTIAIHRGETINSIWFILAAICTYLVAYRFYSAWICAKVLALDPTRATPAERLNDGRDFVPTNKWIVFGHHFAAISGPGPLIGPTLAAQFGYLPGTIWILVGAVLGGCVQDMVVMFLSVRRDGKSLGQMAREELGAIGGFAALIGTFMIIIILIAVLGLVIVKATKFSPWATSTVFFTIPIAMFIGLYLRFIRVGKVGEASVIGFSLLLLAVFGGEWIKASPMLTSWFTLGAMPIAIAVMVYGFTAAVLPVWLLLAPRDYLSTFLKIGTISFLAFAILIIHPDIQMPAFTQFVDGSGPVFGGAIFPFVFITIACGAISGFHALVSSGTTSKIIASEAHIRMVGYGSMAMESFVAIMAMIAATILQPGVYFAINSPGGVVGEDIATAVQTITSWGFPVTAEHMNELAATMGEDSLMARTGGAPSLAVGMAYILAGVFGKHLLALWYHFAIMFEAVFILTALDAGTRVARFMLQDLLGAFYAPLGRTSWYPSVLATSFLVVLAWGYFLYVGVIDPYGGVNILWPLFGMSNQMLAGMALCLCTALIVKSGKQRFALITALPLAWILLITSVATYDRLFSDDIRIGYIAAANDWMLKIKAGGMDADKLAIAEKMFFNNNLVAGLSAFFLLLFWIVVLDMLRLCYRRLVKGEAMALREAAYQKTLLEA
- a CDS encoding L,D-transpeptidase family protein, whose protein sequence is MLRGFLFFIGCMFSLPVWAEEFAVDGDLIGEMRVYTAKKEDNLYEVARKNDIGIVDIVSANPGVDVWMPAEGTELLLTTRHVLPPGPRKGIVINLPELRLFYYEGEKVYSFPIGIGRESWRTPVANTKIVRKREKPVWTPPASIRKEEPDLPERVEPGEDNPLGDYALDLGLNAVLIHGTNRPYGVGKRSSHGCIRLYPEDIATLFSKVQVGTPVRIIDQPYKLGWQADTLYLEVTQTQEQTDVTAEYKQPENKPIPGIYDFIMAKAGDIAEIDWDAVEQAVAKRDAIPVIIGKRRVTLPNKD
- the hisI gene encoding phosphoribosyl-AMP cyclohydrolase, whose translation is MPNPLNQNALNELVFDDRGLIPAIAQDYATKTVLMMAWMNRESIELTLQTGHVHYWSRSRGKLWKKGESSGHLQRLISLRTDCDKDCILLEVEQTGPACHTNRPDCFYNLHEADQWRITSAPLKDTGA
- a CDS encoding putative selenoprotein, producing the protein MWRKMRQIYAEWGMKGAYARYVAHHHAHHKGEPLGYEAFFKAETERRWGGGGIKRCC